The Streptomyces capitiformicae genome contains the following window.
GCCGACATCTCAACGGCGCCCTCGTGTGCCCCGGTTGCGGCGACTACGCCCCCGACATAGCCCCGGCCACGATCAACGGCCACGCTGCCCCGGGCCATCCGGCCCACCGGGCGGACGACATGCTGTCCGACGCCCTGCCCGGCTCGATGATGGTTCCGACGGTGCCGGCGGCGACGTGGGAGTACGCGGCGCCGGGCGACACCTGGGACGAGGCTCCGCAGGCCTCCGCGTCGACGCCGTCGACCGAGGTCGCGCGCATCGAGGCGTCGTCCGGGGCCGACGCCGAAGGGGTCGAGGAGATCCAGGGTGCCCTGCCCGCGCCGCAGGGCCGGGCGGCGCGGCGCCGGCAGATGGCCCGCTGGAAGAAGAACCAGCGCCGGGCCGTGGTCGCGACCGCCGTGGCGCTGGTCGGCGGCGGTCTGACCGTCATGGGCATGGACCGCCAGTCCACCGACCGCACCCAGGCGGCCACGGCACCGGACGCCGAGGGCCTGGGCGCCGTGGAGGAACAGGGCTCGCAGAGCGGCCGTACGCCGGACACCCAGCCGGACGACGCCCGGCGCACCACGGACATGCCCAGGTCCCAGTCGCCCTCGACCAACAACTCGTACGAGCAGTCCGCCGACCAGATCTCCAAGGGCACGGGGACTTCCCCGCGTACGCCCTCGTCGCCGCCGTCGGACCGGCAGCAGGCTCAGCGCGCCTCGTCCTCGACCGGCGACTCGGCCGACGGCACCACCGACATCCCGTCGGGCCGGACGACCACGCCGCCCGCCACCGACGACTCGACCGGCTCGGGATCGGGAACGGACACCTCGACGGGCAGCGACACGAGCACCGGTTCCGACTCCGGCTCAAGCGGCGACACGGGTACGGGCACGGGCACCGGTTCCTCGGACGACACGAGCGGCGGCGACAGCGGTTCGGACGCGACGTCACCGTCGGGCCTGTGCCTGCTCGGCGGCGTCCTCTGCGTGAGCTGAGGCCCGGTCTGCGGGCGCCCGGTCTCCGGGCGCCCGCACCCCCGCCCCACCGATCACCCGCTACCGCCCGCTACCGCCCCTCCACCGGCTCCGCCTCCGGTCGTGGCCAAGAACGTCCGCTGATGCGTTCGATGTCGGTGTTGAAGCGGCGCAGGTCGGCGATGAAGCGGCGGCGGCGCTCGGCGGGCCAGTCGGCGATGACATCGGTGACGCCGGCGACGAACACCTCGCGCTGCTCGGCGAGGCGCGCCAACCCCTTCTCGGTGATACGGAACTTGCGGGCGACGCCCCCCTCGGGGTCGAGGGTGCGCTCCACCAGGCCGTCGCGCAGCAGGGCCGAGGTCTGCCGGGTGAACGTGGACGCGGCGAAGCCGAACGCCTCCACGAACTCCGGGATGGACATGGGCCCCTGGGCCTCCAGCCTGCTGAGCAGCACATAGGCGCTGCGGTCCAGGGTGCCGCCGCCGCGGACGCCGCGGGGCGTCGACGTATCACGGTTGCGCGTCAGGATCAGCAACTCCCGCTCGATGCGCTCCCCCGCGTCTCGGGCATCCACGCCGGTCTCCTCCTGACGTCCTGAGCATCACCAACATCCTCACCCTACGTCGAAATTGCGCCATGCATGGAGAGTGCATGATGCACTATTGATGCACGATGCACCAGGTGAGTAGCGTGCATGTCCATCTCCACTCCGCCCACTCCCCACAAGGAGATGCCGAGATGAGCGAGTCCGTCGTCCGCCTGCCGATACCCACCCCCGGCCCCCTGGATCCGCCCGCCGAATGGGAGCGGCTGCGCGAGCGGTGCCCGGTGGCCACGGTCGAGCTCCCGAGCGGCGACCGGGCGAAGTTCGTGAGCCGCTACGACCACGTCCGCGCCCTGCTGTCCGACCCCCGGTTCTCCCGCCCCAGGGCCGGGGACGACGCCGCGCGGATCTCCGCCGACGGAGCGGGCGGCGTCGCGGCCGACGCGAGCCCCGAGTACGAGCTGGCCATACCGGAGAACGGCGAGCCCCATCTGCGCTGGCGGCGCCAGGTCGGCCGGTACTTCACCGCCAAGCGCATGGCCGCCCTGCGCCCCGGCATGACGAAGACCGCCGAGGCCCTCCTCGACGACATGATCGAGCGCGGCCGGCCCGGCGACCTCAAGGCCGCCCTGGGCTTCCCGCTCCCCGTCTACGTCATCTGCGCCCTGCTCGGCGCCCCCGCCGAGGACCGCGACCGCTTCTCGCACTGGTCCGACGCGTTCCTCAACGTCAGCCGCTTCTCGAAGGAGGAGACGAAAGCGGCGTTCATCGACTTCTCCCGGTACATGACCGAGCTGATCGCGACCAAGCGGGCCGAGCCGGGCGAGGACCTGCTGAGCACGCTGATCGTGGAGGGCACGGCGCTGCCGGAGGAGGAGCGGCTGACCGACGCCGAACTGCTGGCCACCGGCATGGGGTTGCTGGTCGCCGGCCACGAGACCACCGCCAACATGATCGGCAAGATGGCCGCGCTGCTGCTGGCCGACCGCAGCCGCTGGGAGCAGCTGCTCGCCGACCCGTCGTTGATCCGTACGGCGGTCGAGGAGGTACTGCGCTTCGACGCCAACCTCGGCGGCTTCGGCATCCGGCGCTATCTGAGCGAGGACATCGACCTCGACGGGGAGGCGCTGCCGAGCGGCACCACCGTCTTCTGCGGCATGTCCGCCGCCAACCGCGACGAGCGGGTTTTCGACGGCGCCGACAAGATGGACCTCACCCGCAGCCCGAATCCCCACCTCACCTTCGGCGCCGGCTCGCACTCCTGCCTCGGCCAGGCTCTCGCCCGCACCGAGCTCCAGGTCGTCCTGGAGGTTCTGCTGCGCAAGCTGCCGACGCTCGAACTCGCCGTACCCGCCGAGGAGTTGAAGAAGGTGGAAGGACTCCTCGTCGGCGGTCTGCGCGAGGTCCCGGTGCGCTGGTGACAACCGAGGAGCAGGAAGGAAGGAAGGAAGGAAGGAAGGAAGGCAGGAAGGCAGGCAGGAAGGCAGGCAGGCAGGAAGGAAGGGAGCCGTCATGAAGGTCCGCGTGGACGAGGCGAAGTGCTGCGGCGCCGGTCAGTGCGTGCTGATCGCCCCCGAGGTCTTCGACCAGAGCGACGAGGACGGCATCGTCGTACTCCTCGAACCCGAACCCGCCCTCGACCGGCACCCCGCCGTCCGGGAGGCGGCGGCGGTCTGCCCGGCCGCCGCGATCGCCCTCGACGAGGACGCCTGAGACACGGGCCCTCAGCCCCGCCCCTTGGGTGCGCGATGTGGACCCAACTCCCGTAGCACGTCGCCCAGTTGGGTGGCGGTGAGGGCGGGGCCGGGGAGGGGTGAGGGTTCGGGCGAGGTGGTGGCACGGAGGCCGTCCAGGAGCAGGGCGAGGGGGCGCTGCCAGGCGTCGGGGGCGGTCGCGGCGGTCAGGGCCGGGACGGCGCGGCCGAGGGCGGCGAGGGCGAACAGGACGTCCTCGGTGGTGACATCGGGGCGGACGGTGCCCTCGTCGCGGCCGCGCGCCAGCAGGAGCTCCAGCGTCCGGCGGTTGTGCGCGTGCACGGCATCGAGGGCGCCGACGCCCTGCACATGGGTGGTCATGAGGTCGTTGGTGCCGCGGTCGGCGGCCAGCGTGCCGAAGACGGCCCGGAGGTACTCGGTCAGCCCGGACCAGGCGTCCGGGGCGTTCCGGAGCCGTTCCCCGGCGGCCATGGTGTCGGTGAGCTGGTCGTGGAAGACGGCGTCGATGAGGGCGGCGCGGGTGGGGAAGTGCCGGTAGAGCGTCGCGTTCCCGACCCCGGCCCGGCGGGCGATCACGTCCAGCGGCGCGTCGAGGCCCTGCTCGGTGAACACCTCGTGGGCCGCCGCCACCAGCAGCTCCCGGTTCCGCTGCGCGTCGCGCCGCCGCGGCGGCGTCGCCCGTTCTGCGCCGACGGTCATCCTCGTCCTCCGACCACAACCGGGGAGTGTTCCCCAGCACCCACACCCCCCGATGCTATCGTCGGACCATTAAACGGGGAGCACTCCCCACTTTGGGTGATCCCTAAGCGGCTGTGAGGGCTCGGGTGAGGTCGTGGTGGGCGTCCGCGTGCACCTCGCCCCTGGCCTGAGTCTGCACGCCTGACGCCAACCTGATGGCACAGTGGGCACCCGATCTCCTCAGAGCTCCAAGAAGGGGGATGAGCATGACCGTGCTCATACTGTCCGGCGTCCTCGTACTCGTCCTCGGCGGCTGCGTCTGCGTCGTCTGGGCCTCCCGGGGCGGCCCCCGCTGGGTACGCGCCGTCTCCGCCGCCACCCTGGGCGCCGGTGAACTGGTACGCCGGAGGAACCGCAACGACCGCCGCCAGGATGGCGGCCAGGAGAGCAGCCTGGGCGACTGACCCCTTGGGCCGTCGAGCCGTTCCCCGGACGGGCAGGGCGTGAGACCCAGCTCACACCCAAGTCCCGCCCAGGTCTGTCACATCGCGCCGAGTCGTTCCGTCATAGGTGTGTAGCCATCGACCACGGCAGAGGAGCACATCATGACCGCCATGACCACCGAAGCCCGCCTGAACTTCTTCGCCAACCCGACCGCGGGCAAGCTGCTGAAGCACTTCATCGCGGCGGGCAAGGTCGTGACCGACTCGACGCTGCCCCTGTCGACGCAGGAACTGATCAAAATCCGTGCCAGCCAGATCAACGGGTGCGGTTTCTGCCTCGACATGCACACCAAGGAGGCGGCCGCCGCCGGTGAGACCTCGACCCGCCTGCACATGGTCGCGGCCTGGCGCGAGGCCACGGTCTTCACCGAGGCCGAGCGCGCCGCGCTCGAACTGACCGAGCAGGGCACCCGTATCGCCGACGCGGCCGGCGGAGTCTCGGACGAGGTCTGGGAGAACGCCGCCAAGCACTACGACGAGGACCAGCTCTGCGCCATGGTCTCCCTGATCGCCGTCATCAACGCCTTCAACCGTATGAACGTCATGGTCCAGAACCCCGCCGGCGACTACCAGCCGGGCCAGTTCGGCTGACGAGCACAGGCCGGCGCGGACAAGCACAAACAAACACACACGCACAGCGGACGGCCCGGGAACCCTTCGGCTCCCGGGCCAGTAATTTCATCAACCATGCACTGTAATCCGATACTTGGAATAATCACCACTACTCCGCGCGCGCTCCCCCAAATGCCCGATTCCTTGCGCCGTTCGGCGCTCGTTAGACGATCGCGACTCGGAAGGAAGCACAGAGACCGAAGCGGAGCGCGAAGGACAGAGGATGGACAGGATTCAGGCGAGAAAAAACTATGACACGGTAAGCCCATACCCTGACTGCCCTGACCCACTCGACACACAGAACCTCTGGCGCGTCACCGATCCGACGATCCCGTCGGGCGGCTGGGATCCGGATGAAGAACTGGTCCAGATGCTGCATACGGCGGCGCCCGGCGTGGATCCCGACCCACCCCCGCTGGACGACTGCGGCCATCCCCGCCGCCCGCTCCACCGGCGGCGCCCCCGGCCGGGAGTTCATCTCCTCGCCGGAAATCCGAGGATCATTCCGGTGGCGATTCTGATCGTGATGATCGCCGCGTGTGCGGTGACGATGCTGACCTGGTCGATTTCCTATTCATATGAGCAACTGCGTGCCATCGCTCTGCTGGTGGTGACGGCGGACCTGGCGCAATGGTGGCCGCTGACGGTGTACGGGCCGTGGCTTCTGGCGGGTCTGTCCATCCTGCGCGCATCCGTACAACACCGCACGGCCCGCCGCTCCTGGGCGGTGATGCTGATCTCCTCCGGCACGGCGGCGGCGCTGTGCATCGGCCAGTCGCCGCATTCTCTTCTCGCGATGGTGATCGTCGGAATTCCCCCGATCACCGCCCTGGTCTGCTTCCGCGAACTCGTCGGCCAGTTCTCCGCCAAACACGGCCCGCGCCACGCCGCCGACACCCTGACCGTCCCCAAGCAGAGAAGGCCGTAGCCAGAGGAAGCCACAGCCGCGCGTACCCGCTACGACATGCCCTCCGGCAAGGTCACCCCCATGCCCGCGAGGTGTTTCAGGGCGGCGGCGATGGAGTGGCAGTCGAAGAGGGCCGAGTGTTCGTTGCCGGGGGCGGGGACGGGCAGGCCCAGGGCCTGCCAGAGGCGGCCCGAGTTGATGGTGGCCGTGGTGGGGGCGACGGTGTTCAGCCAGGGGCGGATGTTGTGGAAGCCGGGGGTGAGGGGGCTGTGTTTGATCTCCTCGCCGCGGGCGCGGGCCCAGCCGATGTTCTCGCCGAGGACGACCATGTCGTTGCCGTAGGAGAGGACCGACCGGCCCTGGCAGAAGGCGAGGAAGTCGCTCAGGGCGTGGGCCGGCGGGAGCCCGTACCGGTCCACCGACCGCTGGTCGATGCCGGTCAGTTCCGTGAAGGCGGGGGACAGCCGGGGGTTCACCACCGGTCGGACCAGCGTGTCGTACTCCTCGACGACGGTGTGGTCCCCGGTCAGGCGCAGGGCGCCGATCTGCACGATCTCGCGGAGTTGGCCGGGGGCCGACCAGTCCTGCTCATACGCCCCCGGCCACGTCGTGAACTCCAGGTCGAAGACAACGAAGGTGGACAAACGGCACTCTCCCTGTGGCGCGGCACCGGTACAGGAGCGTCCTACCCACCCGCCGCCGCCGTCAGTTCAGGGGCTTCCCGCTTCCGGTGGACAGGTCCACGCCGCGCAGGCCGTCGGGGAGGATCCGTTCGACGGCCGTCCGCGACCCGGGGTCCCCCTTCGCCGTAAGGGACTTGGAGGGCTCCGACGGCTCCATGTCGTCCGCCGTCGGGCACAGTGCCTCGACGATGTGGGCGTTGAGGGCGGCGTCGATGGGGCTCGGTTCCAGGGCCGTGCCGTCCTCGTTGAGGCGCTGGTACTTCATGAGGTTCCAGCCCATGCTGAGCTGGCGGTCGCCGTCCGCGCTGGTGAAACTGAACGTGCCCGCGCCGAACACCGCCCCGTCGTGGCCCCAGAACCGGCCGCAGCCGGGCAGGTCGAGGGCGAAGATGCCGAGGCCGTAGTCGAGGGTCGCGCCCGGACCGAGGGCGAGCGGAACCGTCCGCCGCATCTCGGCCAGGGAGGCCTCGCCGACCAGGTCGCCGGCGAGCAGCTTGCGGTAGAAGCGGTTCAGGTCGTTCGTCGTGGAGACGATCGCACCGGCGGTGGAGGCCCAGGACATGTCGTAGACGCTGTAGTCACGGGGCGGGTCGATCAGGCCGTAGAAGGACTCGTACATCCTGGGGTGCGGGCCCTTGATGTACGGGGTGCGCGGGTATGTGGTGTCGCGCAGGCCGGCACGGTCGATGACGTTGCGGGTGATGTACGTCGACGCCTTCCGGCCGGTGACCTTCTCCAGGATGAGGCCGGCGATCACGTAGTTGGTGTTCGAGTACGCGCCGGGCTGCGCGCCGGGGCTGCCGGTGGCGGGGGCCGCGAGGCCCAGCCGTACGAGTTCCTCGGGGCTGATCGAACGGAAGCGGTGTTCGTCGAGGCTGGACGTGGAGTCCTGGTTGAGGGAGGGGAAGG
Protein-coding sequences here:
- a CDS encoding SCO2400 family protein, coding for MDYCSSCRRHLNGALVCPGCGDYAPDIAPATINGHAAPGHPAHRADDMLSDALPGSMMVPTVPAATWEYAAPGDTWDEAPQASASTPSTEVARIEASSGADAEGVEEIQGALPAPQGRAARRRQMARWKKNQRRAVVATAVALVGGGLTVMGMDRQSTDRTQAATAPDAEGLGAVEEQGSQSGRTPDTQPDDARRTTDMPRSQSPSTNNSYEQSADQISKGTGTSPRTPSSPPSDRQQAQRASSSTGDSADGTTDIPSGRTTTPPATDDSTGSGSGTDTSTGSDTSTGSDSGSSGDTGTGTGTGSSDDTSGGDSGSDATSPSGLCLLGGVLCVS
- a CDS encoding TetR/AcrR family transcriptional regulator; the protein is MTVGAERATPPRRRDAQRNRELLVAAAHEVFTEQGLDAPLDVIARRAGVGNATLYRHFPTRAALIDAVFHDQLTDTMAAGERLRNAPDAWSGLTEYLRAVFGTLAADRGTNDLMTTHVQGVGALDAVHAHNRRTLELLLARGRDEGTVRPDVTTEDVLFALAALGRAVPALTAATAPDAWQRPLALLLDGLRATTSPEPSPLPGPALTATQLGDVLRELGPHRAPKGRG
- a CDS encoding serine hydrolase domain-containing protein, which encodes MRMKRLVGTALGTTLLLITAAPTAVSAAPGAKAPASTPLDRPALRTTLDAVHQAGMYGVYSSVRDEGARWTGASGLADVDTGRKVTPNMRQRVGSISKTFTAVAILQQVERGRISLDAPVTEYVPDLFPGADRERGDAITVRMLLNHTSHIADYVLPAFPSLNQDSTSSLDEHRFRSISPEELVRLGLAAPATGSPGAQPGAYSNTNYVIAGLILEKVTGRKASTYITRNVIDRAGLRDTTYPRTPYIKGPHPRMYESFYGLIDPPRDYSVYDMSWASTAGAIVSTTNDLNRFYRKLLAGDLVGEASLAEMRRTVPLALGPGATLDYGLGIFALDLPGCGRFWGHDGAVFGAGTFSFTSADGDRQLSMGWNLMKYQRLNEDGTALEPSPIDAALNAHIVEALCPTADDMEPSEPSKSLTAKGDPGSRTAVERILPDGLRGVDLSTGSGKPLN
- a CDS encoding ferredoxin; this translates as MKVRVDEAKCCGAGQCVLIAPEVFDQSDEDGIVVLLEPEPALDRHPAVREAAAVCPAAAIALDEDA
- a CDS encoding 3'-5' exonuclease; the encoded protein is MSTFVVFDLEFTTWPGAYEQDWSAPGQLREIVQIGALRLTGDHTVVEEYDTLVRPVVNPRLSPAFTELTGIDQRSVDRYGLPPAHALSDFLAFCQGRSVLSYGNDMVVLGENIGWARARGEEIKHSPLTPGFHNIRPWLNTVAPTTATINSGRLWQALGLPVPAPGNEHSALFDCHSIAAALKHLAGMGVTLPEGMS
- a CDS encoding carboxymuconolactone decarboxylase family protein encodes the protein MTTEARLNFFANPTAGKLLKHFIAAGKVVTDSTLPLSTQELIKIRASQINGCGFCLDMHTKEAAAAGETSTRLHMVAAWREATVFTEAERAALELTEQGTRIADAAGGVSDEVWENAAKHYDEDQLCAMVSLIAVINAFNRMNVMVQNPAGDYQPGQFG
- a CDS encoding cytochrome P450, with translation MSESVVRLPIPTPGPLDPPAEWERLRERCPVATVELPSGDRAKFVSRYDHVRALLSDPRFSRPRAGDDAARISADGAGGVAADASPEYELAIPENGEPHLRWRRQVGRYFTAKRMAALRPGMTKTAEALLDDMIERGRPGDLKAALGFPLPVYVICALLGAPAEDRDRFSHWSDAFLNVSRFSKEETKAAFIDFSRYMTELIATKRAEPGEDLLSTLIVEGTALPEEERLTDAELLATGMGLLVAGHETTANMIGKMAALLLADRSRWEQLLADPSLIRTAVEEVLRFDANLGGFGIRRYLSEDIDLDGEALPSGTTVFCGMSAANRDERVFDGADKMDLTRSPNPHLTFGAGSHSCLGQALARTELQVVLEVLLRKLPTLELAVPAEELKKVEGLLVGGLREVPVRW
- a CDS encoding MarR family winged helix-turn-helix transcriptional regulator → MDARDAGERIERELLILTRNRDTSTPRGVRGGGTLDRSAYVLLSRLEAQGPMSIPEFVEAFGFAASTFTRQTSALLRDGLVERTLDPEGGVARKFRITEKGLARLAEQREVFVAGVTDVIADWPAERRRRFIADLRRFNTDIERISGRSWPRPEAEPVEGR
- a CDS encoding DUF2637 domain-containing protein; translated protein: MDRIQARKNYDTVSPYPDCPDPLDTQNLWRVTDPTIPSGGWDPDEELVQMLHTAAPGVDPDPPPLDDCGHPRRPLHRRRPRPGVHLLAGNPRIIPVAILIVMIAACAVTMLTWSISYSYEQLRAIALLVVTADLAQWWPLTVYGPWLLAGLSILRASVQHRTARRSWAVMLISSGTAAALCIGQSPHSLLAMVIVGIPPITALVCFRELVGQFSAKHGPRHAADTLTVPKQRRP